Proteins encoded in a region of the Candidatus Neomarinimicrobiota bacterium genome:
- a CDS encoding YggT family protein, producing the protein MFLIGYFLIAIAKVISILINIYIFLIIVDAILFWIPALHNNPMRNFLRIVVEPVLIQIRKKIHIKHVDLAPFIAILIFYFLNEFLVRTLIRLGELFL; encoded by the coding sequence ATGTTTCTAATCGGTTATTTTTTAATTGCAATAGCAAAGGTGATATCGATTTTAATAAATATCTATATTTTTTTAATAATTGTCGATGCTATTTTATTCTGGATACCTGCCCTACACAACAACCCCATGAGAAATTTTCTACGAATTGTCGTTGAACCTGTACTCATTCAGATAAGAAAAAAGATTCATATTAAACATGTTGACCTTGCGCCATTTATAGCTATTTTAATTTTTTATTTTCTTAATGAATTTCTTGTTCGTACTTTGATTAGACTGGGAGAGTTATTTTTATGA
- a CDS encoding YggS family pyridoxal phosphate-dependent enzyme produces MIDIKSRLQQIREKIRDALERSGSKESVRIVAVSKMKPVSVIQEAISCGIYDIGENRVQEAIPKIEQLGRGKIIWHLVGHLQSNKAKKTVQYFDIIQSIDSLKIAKKVSEYSKELNKRLPVLVEVNISGESTKFGIDPEEVIDFIYKISELDGIVVKGLMTIGPLTDNKRKIRQAFRLMYKIYNNVKESKIPKTEIDTLSMGMSDDFEIAVEEGSNMVRIGRALFGERN; encoded by the coding sequence ATGATTGATATTAAGAGCAGATTACAGCAAATAAGAGAGAAAATTAGAGATGCTCTTGAAAGATCAGGAAGTAAGGAAAGTGTTAGAATTGTTGCGGTCTCTAAAATGAAACCTGTCAGTGTAATACAAGAGGCTATATCATGTGGTATTTATGATATTGGCGAAAATAGAGTGCAGGAAGCAATACCAAAGATTGAACAGCTTGGAAGGGGGAAAATCATATGGCATTTAGTTGGCCATTTGCAGTCCAATAAAGCAAAGAAAACTGTGCAATATTTCGATATTATACAATCAATCGATTCACTGAAAATTGCTAAAAAAGTATCAGAATATAGCAAAGAATTAAATAAGAGATTGCCTGTGTTGGTAGAGGTTAACATTTCAGGTGAGAGTACAAAATTTGGAATAGATCCCGAAGAGGTAATTGATTTTATATATAAGATATCAGAGCTCGATGGGATAGTAGTAAAGGGACTAATGACTATTGGACCACTTACTGATAATAAAAGAAAAATTAGGCAGGCTTTTCGTTTGATGTATAAGATTTATAACAATGTAAAAGAATCGAAGATACCTAAAACAGAAATAGATACTTTATCGATGGGTATGAGCGATGATTTTGAGATCGCCGTTGAAGAAGGTTCTAACATGGTTAGAATTGGTAGAGCTTTATTTGGGGAGAGGAACTGA
- the gyrA gene encoding DNA gyrase subunit A, which yields MNDKLNIDFKREKIVPVSIEEEMKGSYLDYSMSVIVARALPDVRDGLKPVQRRILYGMSELGLTYNRPTRKCARIVGEVLGKYHPHGDSAVYDALVRMAQDFTMRYPLVDGQGNFGSIDGDSPAAMRYTEARLTRIAGELLRDIDKNTVEFVPNFDESLKEPSVLPAAIPNLLMNGCSGIAVGMMTNIPPHSLDEIVDAIVYLVDRPDCTIDDLMNFVKGPDFPTGGFIMGIEGIKEAYRTGKGVIKIRARTNIEKSKGGKESIIITELPFQVNKASLIEKIAKLVQSKTIEGITDIRDESDRDGIRVVIELKKDAVPEVILNRLYSHTQLQDSFGINMLALVDGVPKLLNLKEVLQHFIDFRHEIIVKRTRYDLNAAEEKAHILEGLKIALDNIDEVIAIIKSSKTVEDARNKLMSRFGLSERQSQAILDMRLQKLTSLETEKVVKEYKETLKLIAKLKEILGNRSLRMEILKQELFEIKNTYGDGRRTEIIDDVGEFKIEDMIAEEDMVITITNNGYIKRFPVSAYRRQNRGGRGSTGAKAKGEDFVSNLFIASTHDYLLIFTDKGKCYWLKVHEIPQAGRASRGTAIVNLIDTEPDEVVKAVLNVKNFDGDRYVLMVTKNGLVKKTPLESFSRPRRTGIRAIVLQDDDDLIDVQLTNGNQDIILGTAYGKAIRFNEKDVRPMGRNASGVLGVKLPGDGNRVVGVVVVRREGTLLVVTENGYGKRTKISDYPIQRRCGVGVITMKTTVRNGKMIAMLEVVDSDDLMIITGKGVLIRLSVSDIRVIGRITQGVRLIKLDENDKISAVTRVMESEEDFVVDEGQSE from the coding sequence ATGAATGATAAATTAAACATTGACTTCAAAAGAGAAAAGATTGTACCTGTAAGTATCGAAGAGGAGATGAAGGGCTCCTATCTTGATTATTCTATGTCTGTAATTGTTGCTAGGGCCCTTCCAGACGTTCGAGACGGACTGAAGCCTGTCCAGAGAAGAATACTTTACGGTATGAGTGAGCTTGGGCTAACATATAATAGACCTACAAGAAAATGTGCAAGGATTGTTGGTGAAGTCCTTGGTAAATATCATCCACATGGTGATAGTGCGGTATATGATGCTTTAGTAAGAATGGCTCAGGACTTTACAATGAGATATCCTCTTGTGGATGGGCAGGGTAATTTTGGCTCCATCGATGGAGATAGTCCGGCCGCGATGCGTTATACTGAGGCGAGACTAACCAGAATTGCTGGCGAGTTATTGAGGGATATTGATAAAAATACGGTTGAATTTGTACCTAACTTTGATGAATCTCTGAAAGAACCATCTGTGCTACCTGCTGCAATACCCAACTTGCTGATGAATGGCTGTAGTGGTATCGCAGTTGGAATGATGACAAATATACCACCACATTCTCTAGATGAGATTGTGGATGCAATAGTTTATCTTGTGGATAGACCCGATTGTACTATTGATGACCTTATGAATTTTGTTAAAGGACCGGATTTTCCGACAGGTGGCTTCATTATGGGTATTGAAGGAATAAAGGAGGCTTACAGGACAGGCAAAGGTGTAATTAAAATAAGGGCGAGAACAAATATTGAAAAATCAAAGGGAGGAAAAGAAAGTATAATAATAACGGAGCTACCTTTTCAGGTAAATAAGGCCTCACTAATTGAAAAAATTGCAAAACTTGTTCAGTCGAAGACCATCGAGGGTATAACTGATATAAGAGATGAATCAGATAGGGATGGAATAAGGGTCGTTATTGAATTAAAGAAAGACGCAGTACCTGAGGTCATACTCAATAGACTTTACTCCCATACCCAGCTGCAGGATAGCTTTGGAATTAATATGTTGGCTCTTGTTGATGGTGTACCAAAATTGTTGAACCTTAAAGAGGTACTGCAGCACTTTATAGATTTCAGGCATGAAATAATAGTAAAAAGAACACGATATGACCTGAATGCTGCAGAGGAAAAAGCTCACATCCTTGAAGGGTTAAAAATAGCACTTGATAATATTGACGAGGTTATAGCAATTATAAAATCTTCAAAGACTGTCGAGGATGCAAGAAATAAATTGATGTCAAGATTTGGACTGTCTGAAAGGCAGTCACAGGCTATACTGGATATGAGATTGCAGAAATTGACCAGTCTGGAGACGGAAAAAGTTGTTAAAGAATATAAGGAGACATTAAAGCTTATAGCAAAATTAAAAGAGATATTGGGCAACAGGTCTTTAAGGATGGAAATACTTAAGCAAGAGCTATTTGAAATAAAAAATACTTATGGAGATGGCAGGAGGACAGAGATTATCGATGATGTTGGAGAGTTTAAGATTGAGGATATGATAGCAGAAGAAGATATGGTCATAACAATAACAAATAATGGATATATTAAAAGGTTTCCCGTTTCTGCCTACAGAAGGCAAAATAGGGGTGGAAGAGGAAGTACAGGTGCTAAAGCAAAAGGAGAAGATTTTGTAAGCAATCTATTTATAGCTTCGACTCACGATTATCTTCTTATATTTACAGATAAAGGAAAATGTTACTGGTTAAAAGTACATGAAATCCCTCAGGCTGGTAGAGCATCAAGGGGTACAGCAATCGTTAATTTAATAGATACTGAGCCAGATGAAGTGGTGAAGGCAGTTTTAAATGTAAAGAATTTTGACGGTGATAGATATGTTTTGATGGTTACGAAAAATGGGCTTGTTAAAAAGACACCACTTGAGAGCTTCAGTAGACCTAGGAGAACCGGTATTAGAGCAATTGTTCTTCAGGATGATGATGACCTTATTGATGTACAGCTTACAAACGGTAATCAGGATATTATCTTAGGTACGGCTTATGGGAAAGCAATAAGATTCAATGAAAAGGATGTTAGGCCCATGGGTAGAAATGCTTCGGGTGTTCTTGGAGTAAAACTCCCAGGTGATGGAAATCGAGTAGTAGGTGTGGTCGTAGTAAGAAGAGAAGGGACTCTCCTCGTTGTTACAGAGAATGGCTATGGCAAGAGGACAAAAATAAGTGACTATCCTATTCAACGTCGTTGTGGTGTAGGAGTGATTACAATGAAGACGACAGTAAGAAATGGAAAAATGATTGCTATGCTTGAAGTCGTTGACAGTGATGACTTAATGATTATCACCGGAAAAGGTGTGTTGATAAGACTCTCTGTTTCTGATATAAGAGTTATTGGCAGGATTACTCAAGGAGTGCGTTTGATAAAACTCGACGAAAATGATAAAATATCAGCTGTAACAAGAGTAATGGAATCGGAAGAGGATTTTGTGGTTGATGAAGGGCAAAGTGAATAA
- the gyrB gene encoding DNA topoisomerase (ATP-hydrolyzing) subunit B produces the protein MSEVKFDDLTEYSARTITVLKGLEAVRKRPAMYIGDTGKRGLHHLVYEVVDNSIDEAVAGYCTKIEVKVYNDQSVSVLDNGRGIPTDIHSEVGKPGVEVVMTMLHAGSKFEKGVYKISGGLHGVGVSVVNALSEWLKVKVFRDGKIYYQEYKRGIPDDELKVIAKTRKTGTFIHFKPDSGIFKKVEFDNDVLIERLRELAFLNKGLEIIFRDERINYEEAFRYKGGIIEFVKFLDENRQPIISKPIYLEKDQNGIPVEISMQYNNSYTENILTFVNNINTIEGGTHLVGFKTALTRTLNNYVQKYKLFKKENFTFTGEDVREGLTAVISIKVPEPQFEGQTKTKLGNSEVKGIVDSVVSEGLGEYLEKHPSDAKRIIEKCLNAARTREAARKAKELARRKTALEGGYLPGKLADCSSKEPQLCELYLVEGDSAGGSAKQARDRKYQAILPLRGKILNVEKSRIDKVLGNEEIRTIITAIGAGIGEEDFDIEKIRYNKIIIMTDADVDGSHIRTLLLTFFYRYMPEIVENGHVYIAQPPLYRIAYGKEVYYAYDDDERDAILKRLSKDGKKYSIQRYKGLGEMNPEQLWETTMNPETRTLLQVTIDDAAAADRIFSMLMGESVEPRRNFIQKNAKFVRNLDV, from the coding sequence GTGAGTGAAGTAAAATTTGATGATTTAACAGAATATAGTGCGAGAACTATTACTGTACTGAAGGGGCTTGAGGCAGTTAGGAAAAGACCTGCTATGTACATAGGAGATACAGGTAAGAGAGGATTACATCACCTCGTATACGAGGTGGTGGATAACTCAATTGATGAGGCTGTGGCGGGATACTGTACGAAGATAGAGGTTAAGGTTTATAACGATCAATCTGTTAGTGTATTGGACAATGGAAGAGGTATACCGACTGATATCCACAGCGAAGTTGGTAAACCTGGTGTCGAAGTTGTTATGACAATGTTACACGCAGGTAGTAAATTTGAGAAAGGTGTCTATAAGATTTCCGGCGGTTTGCATGGAGTTGGTGTTTCGGTTGTAAATGCTCTATCTGAGTGGTTGAAGGTCAAGGTATTCAGAGATGGCAAAATATATTATCAGGAGTATAAAAGAGGCATTCCTGATGACGAGCTTAAAGTGATAGCAAAAACAAGGAAAACTGGTACGTTTATTCACTTTAAACCTGATTCAGGGATTTTCAAAAAAGTTGAATTTGATAATGATGTACTAATAGAGAGATTAAGAGAGCTTGCCTTTTTGAATAAAGGACTGGAGATTATATTTAGAGATGAAAGAATCAATTATGAGGAAGCTTTCCGCTATAAAGGTGGTATTATAGAATTTGTTAAGTTTCTTGATGAGAATAGGCAACCAATTATTTCTAAGCCTATTTATTTAGAGAAGGATCAAAATGGTATTCCTGTTGAAATATCCATGCAATATAATAATTCATATACAGAAAATATTTTAACCTTTGTAAATAATATTAATACAATAGAGGGTGGCACTCATCTTGTTGGGTTTAAGACTGCACTTACAAGAACATTAAACAACTATGTCCAGAAATACAAATTATTCAAAAAAGAAAATTTTACTTTTACAGGTGAAGACGTAAGAGAGGGATTAACTGCTGTTATAAGTATAAAGGTGCCTGAGCCTCAGTTTGAAGGTCAGACCAAGACAAAGCTTGGTAACTCGGAGGTTAAGGGTATAGTTGATTCCGTTGTTTCGGAAGGTTTGGGTGAGTATCTTGAAAAGCATCCTTCGGATGCAAAAAGAATAATTGAGAAGTGTCTGAATGCTGCTAGAACAAGGGAGGCTGCAAGAAAGGCTAAGGAGCTTGCAAGAAGAAAAACGGCGCTGGAAGGTGGTTATCTGCCAGGAAAACTAGCAGATTGTTCATCGAAGGAGCCTCAGTTATGTGAATTGTACTTAGTAGAGGGTGATTCGGCTGGAGGTAGTGCAAAACAAGCAAGAGATAGAAAATATCAAGCTATTTTACCTCTTCGTGGGAAGATTTTAAATGTGGAGAAATCTCGTATAGATAAAGTATTGGGTAATGAAGAGATTAGAACAATAATTACAGCTATTGGGGCAGGTATTGGTGAAGAAGATTTTGATATAGAAAAAATTCGTTACAATAAAATTATTATAATGACTGATGCTGATGTCGATGGAAGCCATATTAGGACACTTCTACTGACATTTTTCTACAGGTACATGCCAGAAATTGTTGAAAATGGGCATGTTTATATTGCTCAACCGCCATTGTACAGGATAGCTTATGGAAAGGAAGTTTATTATGCATATGATGATGATGAAAGAGATGCAATTTTAAAGAGATTGAGTAAAGATGGAAAAAAGTATTCTATTCAGCGATATAAAGGTCTTGGAGAAATGAATCCAGAACAGCTCTGGGAAACTACAATGAATCCGGAGACACGAACCCTCTTACAGGTCACTATTGATGATGCAGCTGCTGCTGATAGGATTTTCTCAATGCTTATGGGGGAAAGTGTAGAACCAAGAAGAAATTTTATTCAAAAAAATGCAAAGTTTGTAAGAAACCTGGATGTGTAA
- a CDS encoding DUF721 domain-containing protein, translated as MKSLKQAIDKLISKYGYTDVLKGYRLISDWKLIVGEEIWKHTKPIRVDFNKLFLKVDSPVWRNELYIRKEEIINKINSFMGSIIIEEIIFK; from the coding sequence ATGAAAAGTCTAAAACAAGCGATAGATAAGCTAATTTCGAAATATGGATATACAGATGTATTGAAGGGCTATAGACTGATAAGTGATTGGAAGTTGATTGTTGGTGAAGAAATATGGAAACACACAAAACCAATCAGAGTAGACTTTAACAAACTTTTTCTAAAAGTGGATTCACCTGTATGGAGAAATGAACTTTATATCAGGAAAGAGGAGATTATAAATAAGATAAATAGCTTCATGGGTAGTATAATAATAGAGGAGATAATATTCAAGTGA
- the recF gene encoding DNA replication and repair protein RecF (All proteins in this family for which functions are known are DNA-binding proteins that assist the filamentation of RecA onto DNA for the initiation of recombination or recombinational repair.), whose product MYIETLKLINFRNYLNKEFVFTNGVNIIIGKNGAGKTSILEAVYYLGINKSFRVSNDKELINFSSDFFQIFGHFYNSKNQKILVNFNCHESMGKKAFVNGEELERLRDIVGKIPLVILSPEHENICSGTPSLRRKFVDRLLSIVDNKYFQTIISYRKNILERNKILKGKREKGDFDYDDYLSLLDENLSKENFLIYEKRKNFFKSFNVLLADIGLHSGCDSKSLKFIYKQSVNTSNGLITYHDFFNSLRDNFRKDIILTRTTTGVHIDRINILYGDKEIKDIGSQGEQKSALILIKLAEAEFIKRKLSEPPITLLDDLFAYLDYEHMSKVCDMLFPDFQFLITTTDISNYNRFEKSHINNVKLIEV is encoded by the coding sequence ATGTATATAGAGACATTAAAGCTTATAAATTTTAGAAACTACTTAAATAAGGAATTTGTATTTACCAACGGTGTAAATATTATCATTGGTAAAAACGGAGCAGGTAAGACCAGTATCCTGGAAGCGGTCTACTATCTTGGTATAAATAAAAGTTTTAGAGTTTCAAATGATAAAGAATTAATAAATTTTTCCTCCGATTTTTTCCAGATATTTGGGCATTTTTACAATTCGAAAAATCAAAAAATTTTGGTAAATTTTAACTGCCATGAGAGTATGGGGAAAAAAGCTTTTGTAAATGGAGAAGAACTGGAGAGATTGAGAGATATAGTAGGAAAAATTCCTTTGGTAATATTATCACCAGAACATGAAAATATATGTTCTGGGACACCTTCTTTGAGAAGAAAGTTTGTTGATAGACTTCTTTCTATTGTTGATAATAAATATTTTCAGACGATTATTTCTTACCGAAAAAATATTTTAGAGAGAAATAAAATACTTAAAGGTAAAAGGGAAAAAGGCGATTTTGATTATGACGATTATCTTAGTTTACTGGATGAGAATTTATCAAAAGAGAATTTCCTTATCTACGAAAAGAGAAAAAATTTTTTCAAAAGTTTCAATGTGCTATTAGCGGATATAGGATTACATAGCGGTTGCGATTCTAAATCACTTAAGTTCATTTATAAACAATCAGTAAATACATCAAATGGACTTATTACTTATCATGATTTTTTTAATTCGTTAAGGGATAATTTCAGAAAAGATATTATTTTAACAAGAACGACAACTGGGGTGCATATTGATAGAATAAATATTCTCTATGGAGATAAGGAAATAAAAGATATTGGTTCTCAAGGTGAGCAGAAATCCGCACTGATCTTAATAAAACTTGCAGAAGCTGAATTTATAAAAAGGAAGTTAAGTGAACCACCGATTACTCTGCTCGATGATTTATTTGCCTATCTGGATTATGAACATATGTCAAAAGTTTGTGATATGCTTTTTCCGGATTTCCAGTTTTTAATTACAACTACTGATATCTCTAATTATAATAGGTTTGAAAAATCTCATATCAACAATGTCAAATTGATAGAGGTTTAA
- the dnaN gene encoding DNA polymerase III subunit beta has product MYLKADKYELYEQILKVSKVSPVRTSMPILNCILMTLKGNTLSLRSSDIEITMNVDMEVNGIEDGSVAVPSRLFTEIVGELEPGILSIKADYEGLVKITTERGKYEIMGRSPDEFPSLPNVNILHEIEFDSEILNRIIRKTIFAVARDELKPALIGVLFQFKNKELRTVSTDGHRLICLKRFDINKEDFEKDIIIPKKFLNVLQSYLKDGEKIVLSIGDNHVKASIDNAIIFSRLINEHFPDYESVVPVDNDKVLKTSVEEFYSTIKRVSIFSNKTTHQVVLNLNPDVSLKMKAYDEENRSSAEEEFDGEYSGDPINIGFNSEYLKELLRNIDSPKFNFKFKTPTSATILEPDENTDGEELFMLLMPIRLVED; this is encoded by the coding sequence ATGTATCTAAAAGCTGATAAATATGAATTGTATGAACAAATATTAAAAGTTTCTAAGGTTTCACCCGTTCGTACTTCAATGCCTATTTTAAACTGTATATTAATGACACTAAAAGGAAATACACTTTCCCTTAGATCATCAGATATAGAAATTACAATGAACGTTGATATGGAAGTCAATGGTATCGAAGATGGTAGTGTTGCAGTACCATCAAGACTCTTTACAGAAATAGTTGGTGAACTTGAACCTGGTATTCTATCCATAAAAGCCGATTATGAAGGATTGGTTAAGATAACTACTGAACGTGGTAAGTATGAGATTATGGGAAGGTCTCCCGATGAATTTCCATCTTTGCCAAATGTGAATATACTGCATGAGATAGAATTTGATAGTGAAATTTTAAACAGAATAATAAGAAAGACCATATTTGCTGTTGCAAGGGATGAATTAAAGCCTGCACTTATTGGGGTTTTATTTCAGTTTAAGAATAAAGAGTTAAGAACTGTATCTACAGATGGACATAGGTTAATCTGTCTTAAAAGATTTGACATAAATAAAGAGGATTTCGAAAAGGATATTATTATTCCGAAGAAGTTTTTAAACGTACTTCAAAGCTATTTAAAAGATGGCGAAAAAATAGTACTGTCTATAGGAGACAATCATGTAAAAGCTTCCATTGACAATGCAATAATTTTTTCTAGGCTTATCAATGAACACTTTCCTGATTACGAAAGTGTAGTACCAGTAGATAATGACAAAGTTCTCAAGACCAGTGTTGAAGAATTTTATTCTACAATTAAGAGAGTTTCTATTTTTTCCAATAAGACCACCCATCAGGTTGTTTTAAACCTAAATCCAGATGTTTCTCTTAAGATGAAAGCGTACGATGAAGAAAATAGAAGCTCTGCAGAGGAGGAATTTGATGGAGAGTACTCAGGAGATCCAATAAATATTGGTTTTAATTCTGAATATCTCAAAGAGTTACTTAGAAACATAGATTCACCCAAATTCAATTTTAAGTTCAAAACTCCTACATCTGCGACTATTCTTGAGCCTGATGAAAATACTGATGGAGAGGAATTGTTCATGTTATTGATGCCCATCCGACTGGTTGAAGATTGA
- a CDS encoding peptidylprolyl isomerase, with protein MKRYVFLLLTFITIYSQELIDGIAAIVDDNIILYSEVEQLARLNASQMGINPEVNKEKYQKLRELALNALIEDKILVEQAKIESIEVSDREVEEMLNQKIEQIIKQAGSQQKAENLLGGPLNKIKRDYRPIIKNMILVQKLKSKKFQNITLTRQEVEKFYETYKDSIPEIPPTLDFSHILIEIRPGNKENQEALSLIDSLRELILNGHDFSELAKKYSDDPATAPYGGDLGFIQRGDFITSFEEAAFSLEPDEVSDIIKTELGYHIIQLVDRKGEKIRVRHILIKPKISQENIEQARMKIYKIKKMVENKEISFDSAAYKYSDDPDAKINFGRIERIPKNQIKQKEFITILDTLKVDEISEPFRTEMGFHILKLNGVYNDMWITLEQYALQLKQMNLYLKWIEELKKNFYIEIKLK; from the coding sequence ATGAAGAGGTACGTCTTTCTGCTTTTAACCTTCATTACAATATACTCACAGGAACTTATTGATGGAATCGCTGCAATTGTTGATGATAACATAATTTTATACAGTGAAGTTGAACAATTAGCAAGACTTAATGCTTCCCAAATGGGTATTAACCCAGAAGTCAACAAAGAAAAATATCAAAAGTTAAGAGAACTTGCCCTGAATGCTCTTATTGAGGATAAAATTCTTGTCGAGCAGGCGAAAATTGAAAGTATCGAAGTATCCGACCGAGAAGTTGAAGAAATGTTAAATCAAAAAATTGAACAAATAATAAAACAGGCAGGTTCCCAGCAGAAAGCTGAGAATTTGCTTGGAGGACCGCTTAATAAAATTAAAAGGGATTATAGACCGATTATTAAAAATATGATACTCGTGCAAAAACTCAAGAGTAAAAAGTTTCAAAACATTACGTTAACAAGACAAGAAGTGGAAAAGTTTTATGAAACATATAAAGATAGCATCCCAGAAATACCCCCGACGTTAGATTTCAGCCATATATTAATTGAGATCAGGCCTGGGAACAAGGAGAATCAGGAAGCTTTGTCTCTTATTGACTCTCTCAGGGAACTTATACTTAATGGGCATGATTTTTCAGAGCTTGCAAAGAAATATTCTGACGATCCTGCAACAGCACCATATGGTGGTGATCTTGGATTTATTCAAAGAGGTGATTTTATAACTTCCTTCGAAGAAGCCGCTTTCTCTTTAGAACCTGATGAAGTAAGTGACATTATAAAAACAGAGCTTGGATACCACATAATACAGTTAGTAGATAGAAAAGGAGAAAAAATAAGGGTTAGACATATTCTAATTAAGCCTAAAATATCTCAGGAAAATATAGAACAAGCAAGAATGAAAATATACAAAATCAAAAAGATGGTCGAGAATAAAGAGATTTCTTTCGATTCGGCTGCATATAAATATAGCGATGATCCTGACGCAAAAATAAATTTCGGCAGAATTGAAAGAATCCCCAAAAATCAAATCAAACAAAAAGAGTTTATTACAATTTTGGATACTCTCAAAGTCGATGAGATTAGTGAACCATTTAGAACAGAGATGGGTTTTCATATATTAAAGCTAAATGGCGTATACAACGATATGTGGATAACTCTGGAACAATACGCTCTCCAATTAAAGCAGATGAATCTTTACCTTAAATGGATCGAGGAACTGAAAAAAAACTTTTATATTGAAATCAAATTGAAATAA
- a CDS encoding peptidyl-prolyl cis-trans isomerase, whose translation MRVNFIILLLLFLTIFNCSKDSVPKYFIARINKSYITDDDIPNSISKDKESLKKYVTDWIIKEALYLEAKKYHFDKDERLLQKVENYKKSLVIDEFIKYFVNSRIKISENDIRKYYLENRNKLFVRNFDEAKVIHVVVKTYSEAKTIKSAFLSNNQKELEKLYNQYKFETKVIKRGQPIIEIDKTIFDTPPRRVLGPIATDYGYHVIKVLERNRKGSIIPIDEVRDEIIQRLTQIKIQESYSMLVDSILKKYKYEIRIE comes from the coding sequence ATGCGAGTCAATTTCATTATATTACTTCTTCTTTTTCTTACTATATTTAATTGTTCTAAGGATAGCGTCCCAAAATATTTTATAGCAAGAATAAATAAAAGTTATATCACTGATGATGACATACCTAATAGCATTTCAAAAGATAAGGAATCCTTGAAGAAATATGTCACGGATTGGATTATAAAAGAAGCTCTATATTTGGAAGCAAAAAAATATCATTTTGATAAAGATGAAAGACTACTCCAAAAGGTCGAGAATTATAAAAAAAGTCTAGTAATAGACGAATTTATAAAATATTTTGTTAACTCCAGGATTAAGATTAGCGAGAATGATATTCGAAAATACTATCTTGAAAATAGAAACAAACTCTTTGTACGTAACTTTGATGAGGCTAAAGTTATACATGTTGTTGTAAAAACATATAGTGAAGCTAAAACAATAAAATCTGCATTTTTATCGAACAATCAAAAAGAACTTGAGAAATTATATAATCAATATAAATTCGAAACAAAAGTTATTAAGCGAGGACAACCCATAATAGAAATTGATAAAACAATTTTTGATACGCCTCCCAGAAGAGTCCTTGGTCCGATTGCAACAGATTATGGGTATCATGTTATCAAAGTTCTTGAACGCAACAGAAAAGGTTCTATCATACCTATTGATGAAGTCAGAGATGAGATTATTCAAAGATTGACCCAAATTAAAATACAAGAATCATATAGCATGTTAGTTGATAGCATTTTAAAAAAGTATAAATATGAAATCAGAATTGAATAA